A window of Choloepus didactylus isolate mChoDid1 chromosome 21, mChoDid1.pri, whole genome shotgun sequence contains these coding sequences:
- the LOC119518263 gene encoding olfactory receptor 5M10-like produces MSSPNHTIVTEFILLGLNYDAVLVKILFGVFLVICLITLAGNLCMIVLIRTSSCLHTPMYFFLGHISFVDICYSFNITPNMLYNFLSNQKTISYAECFTQCLLFIALVITEFYILDSMAIDHYVAICSPLYYSTRMSKNICRSLVTVPYMYGFLNGLFQTLLTCHLSFCGSLEINHFYCAEPPLLMLACSDTSVKKTAMFVVASFTLSSSLFIILLSYLSIFATMLKMHSAQGRHKDFSTCGSHLTTVTIFYGTLFCMYLRAPTDKSIKESKIIAVFYVLLSPMLNPLIYSLRNKGMIHTMQQMIKGNFFN; encoded by the coding sequence ATGTCCTCTCCAAATCATACGATAGTGACTGAATTCATTCTCCTGGGGCTCAACTACGATGCAGTGCTGGTgaaaattctgtttggggtgtttcTGGTGATCTGCCTAATCACACTGGCAGGGAATCTGTGCATGATTGTGCTGATCAGGACAAGTTCATGCCTCCACactcccatgtatttcttcctgggACACATCTCCTTTGTAGACATTTGCTATTCTTTCAACATTACTCCAAATATGCTGTACAATTTCCTCTCAAACCAAAAGACTATCTCCTATGCTGAGTGCTTCACACAGTGTCTTCTCTTCATTGCCCTGGTGATCACTGAGTTTTATATCCTGGATTCAATGGCAATAGATCACTATGTGGCCATTTGTAGCCCTCTTTATTACAGTACCAGAATGTCCAAGAACATTTGCAGGTCTTTAGTCACAGTCCCTTATATGTATGGCTTCCTTAATGGCCTCTTTCAGACACTGTTGACTTGTCACTTATCCTTCTGTGGTTCCCTTGAAATCAATCATTTCTACTGTGCTGAACCTCCTCTTCTAATGTTGGCCTGCTCTGACACCTCTGTCAAAAAGACGGCAATGTTTGTAGTTGCCAGCTTTACACTCTCAAGTTCTCTATTTATCATCCTTCTGTCCTACCTTTCCATTTTTGCAACCATGTTGAAGATGCATTCTGCTCAAGGCAGGCACAAAGACTTCTCTACTTGTGGTTCCCATTTGACAACAGTTACCATATTTTATGGAACTCTCTTCTGCATGTACTTAAGGGCTCCAACTGATAAGTCCATAAAGGAGTCCAAAATAATTGCAGTCTTTTATGTTCTTTTGAGCCCAATGTTGAACCCATTGATCTATAGTCTAAGGAACAAGGGTATGATCCATACTATGCAACAAATGATCAAGGgaaatttctttaattaa